A section of the Microbacterium sp. MM2322 genome encodes:
- a CDS encoding LacI family DNA-binding transcriptional regulator: protein MAAGLRARTKTVGVVLRDINRPYYSHLLSALQAQAEVRGYRLVAMTSAGELDVANAISAVRSLVSLQVDGVILASAQLDSELIKPFAERVPMVVAGRMELGSVPSVFGDETHGGRRLAEFLLGAGHRHIAVGLVDRAYSMSQHLSGQAMIDQIRDGGGTPVVFEIENDWRMVDVVEPILGDRSITAVMCPTDASMLNVLGSLQDRNVRCPEHLSITGYGGIGELASAHLGFTTYRQPVDHIGVNAINLLVDAIESDQDLEKTPEHRTVHGEFVTGRTVRLLADEVI from the coding sequence ATGGCAGCCGGCCTCCGTGCTCGGACGAAAACGGTGGGAGTCGTGCTGCGCGACATCAACCGCCCGTACTACAGTCACCTCCTCTCTGCGCTGCAGGCGCAGGCGGAAGTCCGCGGATATCGCCTCGTGGCCATGACCAGCGCGGGAGAACTCGACGTAGCCAACGCCATCAGCGCAGTCAGATCGCTTGTGTCTTTGCAAGTTGATGGTGTCATCCTGGCGTCAGCTCAGCTGGACTCCGAATTGATCAAACCATTCGCCGAGCGTGTGCCGATGGTCGTGGCGGGGCGCATGGAGTTGGGATCCGTCCCGAGCGTATTCGGCGATGAGACGCACGGCGGTCGACGACTGGCTGAGTTCCTGCTCGGCGCGGGCCACCGACACATTGCAGTGGGGCTGGTCGACAGGGCGTACTCGATGTCACAGCATCTGAGCGGACAAGCCATGATCGATCAGATACGCGACGGCGGCGGCACCCCCGTCGTCTTCGAGATCGAAAACGACTGGCGGATGGTTGATGTTGTCGAGCCGATCTTGGGGGACAGGAGCATTACAGCGGTCATGTGTCCCACAGACGCATCCATGTTGAACGTGCTCGGATCTCTACAGGATCGCAACGTGCGGTGCCCGGAGCACTTGTCGATAACCGGCTACGGCGGGATCGGCGAGCTTGCGAGCGCCCACCTCGGATTCACGACGTATCGGCAGCCGGTCGATCACATCGGGGTGAATGCGATCAATCTCCTCGTCGATGCGATTGAGAGCGATCAGGATCTCGAGAAGACTCCTGAACACAGGACGGTGCACGGAGAATTCGTCACGGGGCGAACTGTGCGACTGCTTGCGGACGAAGTGATTTAA